From a single Eleginops maclovinus isolate JMC-PN-2008 ecotype Puerto Natales chromosome 2, JC_Emac_rtc_rv5, whole genome shotgun sequence genomic region:
- the slc38a8a gene encoding putative sodium-coupled neutral amino acid transporter 8a — protein MEELARESISLLASASNKPRLDVAAEPRLGSMGAIFIMLKSALGAGLLNFPWAFERAGGIRSAVAVELVSLVFLISGLIILGYSSSISGQCTYQAVVKHVCGPAIGQLCEICFVINLFVISVAFLVIVDDQLEKLCGSLYELISGLPETEMPYHFYTDQRFALVLLCLLLILPLSIPKEISIQKYISVLGTVAATYLAIAIIVKYHTTPSVIVHITPLYTGGISSWASMFSVIPTICFGFQCHEASIAIYSSMENQRLSHWVLISVVSMIFCLIIYSLTGVYGYLTFGKDVKADILMSYSSDDILMLIARLLFGLSIITIYPIILLLGRSVIQDPLLSRRRRRDGVVSAEFESRSRIVLTVLWIVVTLLIATFIPDISKVISVIGGVSAFFIFIFPGLCLMFAMQSEPVSFKTRVVLTGWGGVTLLCGAFIFGQSTTIAVMQVLGRM, from the exons ATGGAGGAGTTAGCCAGAGAGAGCATCAGCCTGCTGGCTTCAGCCTCAAACAAGCCCCGGCTGGACGTGGCCGCCGAACCTCGTCTGGGCTCCATGGGGGCCATTTTCATCATGCTGAAGTCCGCCCTGGGAGCGGGGCTGCTCAACTTCCCCTGGGCCTTCGAGAGGGCCGGAGGCATCCGCAGCGCAGTTGCGGTGGAGCTG GTGTCCCTGGTGTTCCTGATCAGTGGTCTGATCATCCTTGGCTACTCCTCCTCCATCAGTGGCCAGTGCACATACCAGGCTGTGGTGAAGCACGTGTGCGGGCCCGCCATCGGCCAGCTGTGTGAGATCTGCTTCGTCATCAACCTCTTTGTGATCTCTGTGGCCTTCCTGGTTATAGTGGACGACCAGCTGGAGAAGT TGTGCGGTTCCCTGTATGAGCTGATATCAGGTTTACCGGAGACTGAGATGCCATACCACTTCTACACAGACCAGCGCTTCGCCCTGGTGCTGCTCTGCCTCCTGCTCATCCTGCCGCTGTCCATCCCCAAGGAGATCAGCATCCAGAAATACATCAG TGTTCTGGGAACTGTGGCTGCAACCTACCTGGCAATTGCCATCATCGTCAAATACCACACCACGCCTTCTGTTATAGTTCACATCACCCCTCTCTACACCGGcgg gatcAGCTCGTGGGCCTCCATGTTCAGCGTCATCCCCACCATCTGCTTTGGCTTCCAA TGCCACGAGGCGTCCATCGCCATCTACAGCAGCATGGAGAACCAGCGGCTCTCTCACTGGGTCTTAATCTCCGTGGTGTCCATGATCTTCTGTCTCATCATCTACTCCCTCACAG GGGTTTATGGGTACCTGACATTTGGAAAGGACGTGAAAGCAGACATTCTGATGTCGTACTCCAGTGATGACATTCTGATGCTCATCGCCAGACTGCTGTTTGGACTCTCCATCATCACCATCTATCCCATCATCCTGCTGCTGGGCAG ATCCGTGATCCAGGACCCCCTACTGAGTCGCCGGCGGAGGCGGGACGGCGTGGTGTCTGCGGAGTTCGAAAGCCGCAGCCGCATCGTCCTGACGGTGCTATGGATCGTGGTGACACTGCTCATCGCCACGTTCATACCGGATATCAGCAAAGTGATCAGCGTCATCGGAGGGGTCAGCgccttcttcatcttcatcttcccAG GACTCTGCTTGATGTTTGCCATGCAGTCTGAGCCGGTCTCCTTCAAAACCAG